The following coding sequences lie in one Niabella agricola genomic window:
- a CDS encoding DUF4136 domain-containing protein, translating to MKSRLIKFLGVAAVILVLAGCGPSAHVETSRNANLDRYRTFAWAEKKDRRGRMGNSTMMESQVKTAISDRLQSRMGWQQVSRNPDVILSYDVLVERGSRVESDPRYSWGGFRTFYNPYSRRFYNVYYPSMFMGYDNYEVPTKEGTITVTMVDARTDETVMQGWATDEVNSRRISGREIDRIVDAIFRKWESGSRNNRYDNRGRSSRSNGRY from the coding sequence ATGAAAAGCCGTTTAATAAAATTTCTGGGTGTAGCGGCAGTTATTCTGGTGCTGGCGGGCTGTGGTCCTTCGGCGCATGTTGAAACCTCCCGCAATGCCAATTTGGACCGGTACCGCACATTTGCATGGGCCGAGAAAAAAGACCGGAGAGGTCGTATGGGTAACAGTACAATGATGGAAAGCCAGGTTAAAACCGCCATTTCGGATCGTTTGCAATCCCGCATGGGGTGGCAGCAGGTATCGCGCAATCCGGATGTAATCTTAAGTTATGATGTATTGGTGGAACGCGGGTCAAGAGTTGAGTCTGATCCCCGGTATAGCTGGGGTGGCTTCCGCACGTTTTATAATCCTTACAGCCGTCGCTTTTATAATGTATATTATCCTTCCATGTTTATGGGGTATGATAATTATGAGGTGCCTACAAAAGAAGGTACGATTACAGTTACTATGGTGGATGCGCGCACCGATGAAACGGTGATGCAGGGCTGGGCTACGGATGAAGTGAACAGCCGCAGGATTTCCGGAAGAGAAATCGACCGGATTGTGGATGCGATCTTTAGGAAATGGGAATCGGGTTCGAGAAATAACCGGTATGACAACCGGGGAAGAAGTTCCCGCTCCAACGGGCGTTACTGA
- the priA gene encoding replication restart helicase PriA: MKNELPYQSSAATDFAEVIIPLALPLNYTWAIPEHLKEAALVGCRVEVNLGKTKKYAGVIKRVHQTPPEFFEAKELVSVLDAAPVVYESQLQLWEWMARYYMCTEGEVMAAALPAHFKLSSETILVFNEEAGDDFNELDHEAFLVAEALLLRKELKLTEVQLILDNSHVYPVVNRLIQGKICYVWESLKDSYSPKKETYVLLHPDYDNEAALERLLNTDTKLQRAEKQLELLLGYLHFQKTEGAITKQALLKKTGASEAQLKGLADKGILVLEKRSVDRIRSLPKDIQINFELSGAQSAALQQIRTVFREKDVCLLHGVTSSGKTELYIHLIEEQVRQGRQVLYMLPEIALTSQTIRRLQRHFGGHIGVYHSRFSQNERVEIWNKVKDGSLKIVLGARSSLFLPFRDLGLIVCDEEHDPSYKQMEPAPRYHARDAAIYFSSLFEGCKVLLGSATPSFESYNNALAGKYGLVQLTERFGNIRLPEIELVDTRRFRTKEFADTIIFPPLAENIRNALERNKQVILFQNRRGYTPYQRCNTCGWVPQCKYCDVSLNYHKVYNKLVCHYCGTSYPLMVTCPSCGSHDFIQKQFGTERVEEALQELLPHAHIGRMDIDTVRGKHAHDQLIQTFEQQKLNILVGTQMVVKGLDFEHVELVGIVDADGILSFADFRVNERAFQLMEQVSGRAGRKHGVGKVMVQTTQPGHPVLLQVQQHNYRALFDDELPKREQFGYPPFTRLIRLLLKNKIKDVVQDAAAWFAAALQDKYSRFIMGPSEPIINKVRNQYLMELLIKLPRNTRLITQCKEDVLFMIAQLHQEKRYKSVVVVPDVDPL; encoded by the coding sequence ATGAAGAATGAATTGCCTTATCAATCATCCGCGGCAACTGATTTTGCCGAAGTGATCATACCACTGGCATTGCCGCTGAATTATACCTGGGCGATTCCGGAGCATCTGAAGGAGGCCGCGCTGGTGGGGTGCAGGGTAGAAGTGAATCTTGGTAAAACCAAAAAATATGCGGGTGTTATCAAACGGGTTCACCAGACGCCTCCTGAGTTTTTCGAGGCAAAGGAGCTGGTCAGCGTGCTGGATGCCGCGCCGGTGGTATATGAATCGCAGCTGCAGCTTTGGGAATGGATGGCCCGGTATTATATGTGTACAGAAGGGGAAGTGATGGCAGCTGCCCTGCCCGCACATTTTAAACTCAGCAGTGAAACCATATTGGTTTTTAACGAAGAAGCCGGCGACGATTTTAACGAACTGGATCATGAGGCCTTCCTGGTGGCGGAAGCGTTGCTGTTGCGAAAGGAATTAAAACTCACTGAAGTGCAACTGATCCTGGATAACAGTCACGTGTACCCGGTGGTAAACCGGCTGATACAGGGAAAGATCTGCTATGTCTGGGAATCGTTAAAGGATAGTTACAGTCCCAAAAAAGAAACGTATGTGCTGCTACATCCGGATTATGACAACGAGGCGGCGTTGGAGCGGCTATTGAACACCGATACCAAGTTGCAGCGGGCCGAAAAGCAGCTGGAGTTGTTGCTTGGATATCTGCATTTCCAGAAAACGGAAGGAGCCATTACAAAACAGGCGCTGTTAAAGAAAACCGGCGCCAGCGAGGCTCAGTTAAAAGGACTTGCAGATAAAGGAATCCTGGTATTGGAGAAAAGGTCGGTGGATCGCATTCGCAGTTTACCTAAGGATATCCAAATCAATTTTGAACTGTCTGGGGCGCAATCTGCAGCGCTTCAACAGATCCGGACGGTCTTCAGGGAGAAAGACGTGTGTTTGCTGCATGGGGTTACTTCAAGCGGAAAAACGGAGCTCTATATTCACCTGATTGAGGAGCAGGTGCGCCAGGGCCGGCAGGTATTGTATATGCTGCCGGAAATTGCCCTGACCTCGCAAACCATCCGGCGCCTGCAACGGCATTTTGGAGGGCATATCGGTGTATATCATTCCAGGTTTTCACAAAATGAGCGGGTGGAGATCTGGAATAAAGTGAAAGACGGATCGCTGAAAATCGTATTGGGGGCCCGTTCTTCCCTGTTCCTGCCTTTCCGTGATCTGGGATTGATCGTTTGCGATGAGGAGCACGATCCATCCTATAAGCAAATGGAGCCTGCGCCCAGGTATCATGCCCGGGATGCTGCCATTTATTTTTCCTCGTTGTTTGAAGGCTGCAAGGTACTCCTGGGAAGTGCTACACCGTCCTTTGAATCGTACAACAATGCGCTGGCTGGAAAATATGGGCTGGTGCAGCTGACGGAACGGTTTGGGAACATCAGGCTTCCGGAAATCGAATTGGTAGATACCCGTCGCTTCCGGACCAAGGAGTTTGCGGATACCATTATTTTCCCGCCGCTTGCTGAAAACATCCGTAATGCACTGGAACGGAACAAGCAGGTGATCCTTTTCCAGAACCGAAGGGGATATACGCCTTATCAACGCTGTAATACCTGTGGTTGGGTACCACAGTGTAAGTACTGCGACGTATCACTCAATTACCATAAAGTATACAATAAACTGGTCTGTCATTATTGTGGTACCAGCTATCCGCTGATGGTTACCTGTCCCAGTTGCGGCAGCCATGATTTTATTCAAAAACAATTCGGCACGGAGCGGGTGGAAGAGGCCTTGCAGGAGCTGCTTCCCCATGCACATATCGGAAGGATGGATATCGACACGGTACGCGGAAAGCATGCGCACGATCAGTTGATTCAGACCTTTGAGCAACAAAAACTTAATATCCTGGTTGGTACTCAAATGGTGGTAAAGGGACTGGATTTTGAACATGTGGAGCTCGTGGGTATTGTAGATGCAGACGGAATCCTTTCATTTGCGGATTTCAGGGTGAATGAACGGGCATTTCAATTGATGGAGCAGGTAAGTGGCCGGGCCGGAAGAAAGCACGGGGTGGGAAAGGTAATGGTTCAAACCACGCAACCCGGGCACCCTGTGTTATTGCAGGTACAGCAGCATAATTACCGGGCACTCTTTGACGATGAACTGCCCAAACGAGAACAATTTGGTTATCCTCCCTTCACCCGGTTGATCCGGCTTCTCCTTAAAAATAAAATCAAAGACGTGGTGCAGGATGCCGCCGCCTGGTTTGCAGCAGCATTGCAGGACAAATACAGCCGGTTTATTATGGGCCCCTCCGAACCGATCATCAATAAGGTTCGCAATCAATACCTGATGGAATTGCTGATAAAGCTGCCACGGAACACCCGCTTGATCACACAGTGTAAAGAGGATGTCCTTTTTATGATCGCGCAGCTTCACCAGGAAAAACGGTATAAATCAGTGGTAGTGGTACCGGACGTGGATCCTTTATGA
- a CDS encoding VOC family protein — MMAYKVPPATRIGHVHLKVSDLQRSIDFYCGLLGFEITTMYGSQAAFISAGGYHHHIGLNTWYSRNTPPAPVKAPGLFHTAILYPTRKDLAGILYRLMQKNYPLTGAADHGVSEALYLNDPDENGVELYWDRPKEAWPLHADGSLEMYTRELDLDQLLQEREH, encoded by the coding sequence ATGATGGCATACAAAGTTCCTCCGGCTACCAGAATTGGGCACGTACATTTAAAAGTTTCCGACCTGCAGCGGTCGATTGATTTTTATTGCGGTCTGCTGGGATTTGAGATCACAACGATGTATGGCAGTCAGGCAGCTTTTATATCCGCCGGTGGTTACCATCACCATATTGGTCTGAATACCTGGTACAGCAGGAACACGCCTCCTGCGCCGGTAAAAGCGCCCGGCCTTTTCCATACGGCCATCCTGTACCCTACCCGAAAAGACCTGGCCGGTATTTTATACCGGTTGATGCAAAAAAATTATCCCCTCACGGGGGCAGCAGACCATGGAGTTTCAGAAGCACTGTACCTGAATGACCCGGATGAAAATGGCGTGGAACTTTATTGGGATCGCCCGAAAGAAGCCTGGCCCCTGCATGCGGACGGCAGCCTTGAAATGTATACCCGCGAGCTGGATCTGGATCAGTTGCTGCAGGAACGGGAGCATTGA
- a CDS encoding lysophospholipid acyltransferase family protein: MFRFFYMIYAAVIFLVVMLLIFPFCILAAFLGRIKGGNVIYALCTFWADIWFTLIGIRVQKSYTMPFDRNKKYILIANHISYLDIPVMVKVFRKPMRALGKAEMGKLPIFGFIYKRAIVTVDRKSAEGRARSIRILRSVINKGISIFVFPEGTFNETDRPLKDFYNGAFKLALETNTPVRPVLFLDTYNRMPYSRRFPLNPGRCRVVFLDEVPVEGWAVKDHERLKQQVYALMEQKLLEYRVTWVKHPDKVGNE; the protein is encoded by the coding sequence ATGTTTCGATTTTTTTATATGATTTACGCGGCGGTAATCTTCCTGGTGGTGATGCTGCTCATTTTTCCATTTTGTATTCTTGCAGCATTTTTGGGCAGGATAAAAGGGGGGAATGTTATTTATGCGCTTTGCACCTTTTGGGCTGATATCTGGTTTACATTGATTGGTATCCGGGTGCAAAAATCGTATACCATGCCTTTCGACCGGAATAAGAAATATATCCTTATCGCTAATCATATATCGTACCTTGATATTCCGGTTATGGTGAAAGTTTTCCGGAAACCGATGCGTGCCTTGGGAAAGGCGGAGATGGGTAAATTGCCTATTTTCGGGTTTATTTACAAAAGGGCAATTGTAACTGTTGATCGTAAATCGGCGGAGGGCAGGGCCCGCAGCATCCGAATCCTGCGTTCGGTGATTAACAAAGGGATCTCTATTTTTGTTTTCCCGGAGGGTACATTTAATGAAACCGACCGGCCTTTGAAGGATTTTTACAACGGAGCTTTTAAGCTGGCACTGGAAACCAATACGCCGGTACGGCCGGTACTGTTCCTGGATACCTATAACCGGATGCCGTATTCAAGACGGTTCCCACTAAATCCGGGCAGATGCCGTGTGGTGTTTTTAGATGAGGTGCCGGTTGAGGGCTGGGCAGTAAAAGATCATGAGCGGTTAAAACAGCAGGTTTATGCGCTGATGGAGCAAAAACTGCTGGAGTATCGTGTAACCTGGGTAAAGCACCCGGATAAAGTAGGGAACGAATGA
- a CDS encoding DEAD/DEAH box helicase: MVTFESLGIEEGLLQSLQQIGFQTPTPIQEQAIPVLLQGTKDFIGLAQTGTGKTAAFGLPLLQLIDRSFPSPQALIICPTRELCLQIANDLQSFRQKNANIGVTAVYGGTAISQQIREIKRGTHIVVATPGRLIDLIERKAINLEDIHYVVLDEADEMLNMGFKDDIEFILKETPNRQSTWLFSATMPKEIRQVSKRYMENPFEITVGKANSANTNIAHQYYQTQHVNRYETLKRIIDFNPGMYGIVFTRTKADAQQITEQLIREGYDIEALHGDLTQAQRDKVMARFREKSLELLIATDVAARGIDVQGITHVINYELPDDTEVYTHRSGRTGRAGLSGISISIVTPKEVYRLRQIEKLINTKFNKLDIPSGKDVCRKQFFHFIDKMLKADISHGEYEAYVPVLEEKFENISKEEVLQRVAALEFDRFLKYYENSVDLNLRNDRGGDDRKGARGQERGGRGGRGSGNGQYQRLFVNLGTKDGFYKASFLQFILDMSRLSKDNLGRIDMKEMNSWVEVDTDSARIMIKALDGKNYRGRRIRMNDAESGGGRRKG; the protein is encoded by the coding sequence GTGGTTACATTTGAATCGTTGGGAATTGAAGAAGGATTACTTCAGTCATTACAGCAAATCGGGTTCCAAACACCTACTCCGATCCAGGAACAAGCAATACCGGTTTTATTACAAGGAACAAAAGATTTTATAGGGCTGGCGCAGACCGGAACCGGTAAAACGGCAGCTTTTGGCTTGCCATTGCTGCAACTGATTGACCGATCGTTTCCTTCACCCCAGGCGCTGATCATTTGCCCTACCCGTGAATTATGTCTGCAGATTGCAAACGACCTGCAATCCTTCCGTCAAAAGAACGCGAATATCGGAGTTACTGCTGTATACGGGGGAACGGCCATCAGTCAGCAGATCCGCGAAATAAAAAGGGGAACGCATATTGTGGTAGCCACCCCGGGACGGTTAATTGATTTAATAGAACGTAAGGCAATCAATCTCGAAGACATCCATTACGTAGTACTGGATGAGGCCGATGAAATGCTGAACATGGGCTTTAAGGATGATATTGAATTCATTCTTAAGGAAACACCCAACCGCCAGAGCACCTGGCTGTTTAGTGCCACCATGCCCAAAGAAATCCGCCAGGTGAGCAAGCGCTATATGGAAAATCCGTTTGAAATTACCGTAGGGAAAGCTAATTCTGCCAACACCAATATTGCGCACCAATATTATCAGACACAGCATGTGAACCGTTACGAAACCTTAAAACGTATTATTGATTTTAACCCTGGGATGTATGGCATTGTATTTACAAGAACCAAGGCCGATGCCCAGCAGATAACGGAACAGCTGATTCGTGAAGGATACGATATAGAGGCACTGCATGGAGATCTTACCCAGGCACAACGGGATAAGGTGATGGCCCGTTTCCGTGAAAAATCATTGGAGCTATTGATTGCAACCGATGTAGCCGCCCGTGGAATCGATGTGCAGGGGATTACCCATGTGATCAACTACGAATTGCCGGATGACACTGAAGTTTATACCCACCGAAGCGGAAGAACCGGCCGAGCAGGATTGAGTGGTATTTCCATTTCTATTGTAACGCCAAAGGAGGTTTATCGCTTAAGGCAGATTGAAAAACTGATCAATACAAAGTTTAACAAGCTTGATATCCCATCCGGTAAGGATGTTTGCCGCAAGCAGTTCTTCCATTTTATCGATAAAATGTTAAAGGCTGATATCAGCCACGGGGAATACGAGGCCTATGTACCGGTGCTGGAGGAAAAGTTTGAAAACATCAGCAAGGAAGAGGTATTGCAGCGTGTTGCAGCCCTGGAGTTCGACCGGTTCTTAAAATATTATGAGAACTCCGTTGACCTGAACCTGAGGAATGACCGTGGCGGAGATGATAGGAAGGGTGCGCGTGGACAAGAGCGGGGAGGGCGCGGAGGACGTGGCTCCGGCAACGGACAATACCAGCGCCTGTTTGTAAACCTGGGAACAAAAGACGGGTTTTACAAAGCCAGTTTCCTGCAGTTTATCCTGGACATGAGCCGCCTGAGCAAAGATAACCTGGGCCGGATCGACATGAAAGAAATGAACAGCTGGGTGGAAGTAGATACCGATTCCGCGCGCATTATGATTAAGGCGCTGGATGGAAAAAATTACAGGGGTAGAAGAATCCGCATGAACGATGCTGAAAGCGGCGGCGGACGCAGAAAAGGATAG
- a CDS encoding ROK family protein, whose translation MGILDLSSELAIGIDIGGTNTKYGIVNHRGEILDKGDIKTDAYPTIESFIEGLYEAMKPIIEKNSSVGIKGIGMGAPNGNYYTGTIEYAPNLPWRGVIPIAKMVSDKFGIPCTLTNDANAAAMGEMMYGAARGMKDFIMITLGTGVGSGIVANGLMLYGHDGFAGELGHTIVRPGGRKHWSTGAHGSLEAYCSATGIAITAKKLRAENIHSALNEVPEENLDSRAVFELAEKGDETAMEVFRYTGQILGEALANFIMFSSPEAIILFGGVIKAGDYIMKPTKEHMEKNLLPIFQNKVKLVFSELKEADAAILGASALAWEA comes from the coding sequence ATGGGAATTTTAGACTTGTCAAGTGAATTAGCGATTGGGATTGATATCGGCGGTACAAATACCAAATACGGCATTGTAAATCACAGGGGTGAAATTTTGGATAAGGGCGACATAAAAACGGATGCCTACCCAACGATTGAATCGTTTATTGAAGGGCTTTATGAAGCAATGAAGCCGATCATTGAAAAAAACAGTTCTGTTGGCATAAAGGGGATAGGAATGGGTGCTCCCAATGGAAATTATTATACAGGAACCATCGAATACGCGCCAAATCTTCCCTGGAGGGGTGTGATCCCGATCGCTAAAATGGTGAGCGATAAATTTGGCATCCCCTGTACCCTTACCAACGACGCCAATGCAGCGGCTATGGGCGAAATGATGTATGGCGCGGCAAGAGGTATGAAGGATTTTATCATGATCACCCTTGGCACGGGCGTAGGCAGCGGAATTGTTGCCAACGGGCTAATGCTTTACGGTCATGACGGGTTTGCCGGCGAACTGGGGCATACGATTGTACGCCCGGGCGGACGCAAGCATTGGAGCACAGGCGCGCACGGTTCCCTGGAAGCTTATTGTTCTGCAACCGGCATTGCCATTACTGCAAAAAAATTGAGAGCCGAAAATATTCACTCTGCGTTAAATGAAGTTCCGGAAGAAAACCTGGATTCCCGCGCTGTATTTGAGCTGGCTGAAAAAGGTGATGAAACGGCAATGGAAGTGTTCCGGTACACTGGCCAGATACTGGGAGAAGCGCTGGCTAATTTTATCATGTTCTCTTCACCGGAAGCCATCATCCTTTTTGGCGGGGTGATAAAAGCAGGTGACTATATTATGAAACCGACAAAGGAGCATATGGAGAAAAACCTCCTACCTATTTTTCAAAACAAGGTAAAACTGGTCTTCAGTGAACTAAAAGAAGCTGATGCGGCGATCCTGGGTGCCAGTGCGCTTGCGTGGGAGGCTTAA
- a CDS encoding RNA polymerase sigma factor yields the protein MKETILEQEILLLKGLARNDKKSTEEIYKQHYNLIQALVVNNSGTADDARDIFQEAMVVLFEKARSGTFELNCQIKTYLYSVAKRLWLKRLQQQSRFTEEWNDSGSQVKVDEDLEVHEQKDQEYDLMHHSIQHLGEPCKSLLEAFYFKKKSMLEIAETFGYTNAENAKTQKYKCLMRLKKIFFSQYKK from the coding sequence GTGAAAGAGACGATCTTAGAACAGGAAATATTGCTACTGAAGGGTTTAGCGCGCAATGATAAGAAATCAACCGAAGAAATATACAAACAGCATTACAACCTCATTCAGGCTTTGGTAGTCAATAATAGTGGTACTGCCGACGATGCCCGGGATATTTTCCAGGAAGCGATGGTGGTTCTCTTTGAAAAGGCGCGGTCAGGAACATTTGAGCTTAACTGCCAGATCAAAACATATTTATACTCCGTGGCTAAACGACTGTGGTTGAAAAGATTACAGCAACAAAGCCGCTTCACTGAGGAGTGGAATGATTCCGGAAGCCAGGTAAAAGTTGATGAAGATCTGGAGGTGCATGAACAAAAAGACCAGGAATATGACCTGATGCATCATTCGATCCAGCACCTGGGCGAGCCTTGTAAAAGTTTATTGGAGGCATTTTATTTTAAGAAGAAGAGCATGCTGGAGATCGCCGAAACATTTGGCTATACGAATGCAGAAAATGCTAAAACTCAGAAATATAAATGCCTGATGCGGTTGAAAAAAATATTCTTTTCTCAATATAAAAAGTAG
- a CDS encoding S1C family serine protease translates to MHEHDNILLTEAVERYISGEMTPDERLHFENLRKADSEIDQMVVTHTLFMQRMNRYNEWQKFHASLNEIHTDLTAQGKIDSPALKGKAKLAYLYNRYKRVASIAASIAGLTALMVSAILWSVTPKAHNAQIENLSKKFNSLENKSRKQAEEINDLKNRSTDPKTPEITYSSSGTSFMIDNKGLLVTNAHVIQNAQNVAVASNTGVEYFAEVVYTDPVRDIALLKITDKDFKPLPPVPYGFSRKMADLAEPVFTLGYPREDENIVYNQGYLSARTGFNGDTLSCQIQISANRGNSGSPILNSEGEVIGVLNGRQKDQEGVAFFIRSKNLYNILNEVKNKEKNDSTIQNVKLNTKSSIATLNRTQQTKKIQDYVFVVKVN, encoded by the coding sequence ATGCATGAGCACGACAATATATTGTTAACCGAAGCGGTGGAACGGTATATTTCCGGGGAAATGACTCCTGATGAACGTTTACATTTTGAAAATTTAAGAAAGGCCGACAGCGAGATCGACCAAATGGTAGTAACCCATACGCTGTTTATGCAGCGCATGAACCGCTATAATGAGTGGCAGAAATTCCATGCTTCCCTAAACGAGATCCATACGGATCTGACGGCCCAGGGAAAAATCGACTCTCCGGCGCTTAAAGGAAAGGCCAAGCTGGCTTACCTGTATAACCGGTATAAACGGGTGGCTTCTATTGCGGCGTCGATTGCCGGACTTACAGCCCTGATGGTGTCTGCCATTCTTTGGTCGGTAACCCCAAAAGCCCATAATGCCCAGATCGAAAACCTGAGCAAGAAATTCAATTCGCTCGAAAATAAATCGCGGAAGCAGGCCGAAGAGATCAATGACCTCAAAAACCGCAGTACTGATCCCAAAACACCGGAGATCACTTATAGCTCCAGCGGTACCAGCTTTATGATTGATAACAAGGGATTACTGGTAACCAATGCCCATGTGATCCAGAATGCGCAAAATGTGGCGGTAGCCAGCAATACCGGGGTTGAATACTTTGCTGAAGTAGTATATACTGATCCGGTAAGAGATATTGCCCTCCTGAAGATTACCGACAAGGATTTTAAACCCCTGCCGCCGGTTCCATACGGGTTCTCCCGAAAAATGGCCGACCTGGCAGAGCCGGTGTTTACCCTGGGCTACCCCCGGGAAGACGAAAATATTGTTTACAACCAGGGCTACCTGAGCGCCCGGACGGGTTTTAACGGTGATACGCTGAGCTGCCAGATACAAATTTCAGCAAACCGCGGCAATTCCGGAAGCCCCATATTGAACAGCGAGGGAGAAGTGATCGGGGTTTTAAACGGCCGCCAGAAAGATCAGGAAGGCGTGGCATTCTTCATCCGGTCTAAAAATCTTTACAATATCCTGAATGAAGTAAAAAACAAGGAAAAAAATGATTCTACCATTCAGAATGTAAAACTGAATACCAAATCATCCATAGCCACGCTGAATCGCACGCAGCAAACGAAAAAGATTCAGGACTATGTATTTGTTGTAAAAGTCAATTAA
- a CDS encoding SIMPL domain-containing protein has protein sequence MSNTANTGMNAPAGDRSFIGLVIIGICIVLAGLIVAGAYKYKFKTRQTIRVTGSAEKDFTSDLIAWNGSYNRTDFDLKAAYALLKQDETNVRNYLTRKGITPQQMIFSSVKIDKIFRSNYSEETKSTTTTFGGYNLTQNVKVESGDIAKVEALSREITELIETGIELNSPEPLYFYTKLADLKLDLLAKAAEDARKRAETIARNTGGSLGNVVKANMGIFQITGQNSNEDYSYGGTFNTSSKNKTASITVNLECVVN, from the coding sequence ATGAGTAACACAGCAAACACAGGAATGAATGCCCCTGCCGGTGACCGCAGTTTTATCGGACTTGTTATTATTGGAATCTGCATCGTGCTGGCCGGACTGATTGTAGCCGGTGCCTATAAATATAAATTTAAGACCCGCCAGACCATCCGGGTAACCGGCAGCGCGGAGAAAGATTTTACGAGCGACCTGATTGCCTGGAATGGCAGCTATAACCGCACCGACTTTGACCTGAAAGCCGCATACGCCCTGTTAAAGCAGGATGAAACCAATGTGCGGAATTATCTCACGCGTAAAGGCATCACCCCCCAGCAAATGATCTTTTCGTCGGTGAAAATCGACAAGATCTTCCGGTCAAACTATAGTGAAGAAACCAAATCGACTACCACAACTTTCGGCGGTTATAACCTCACTCAAAACGTAAAAGTAGAGTCGGGCGATATTGCAAAAGTAGAAGCGCTTTCAAGGGAAATTACCGAGCTGATTGAAACCGGGATTGAGCTTAATTCTCCCGAACCCTTATATTTCTATACCAAGCTCGCAGATCTTAAACTGGACCTGCTTGCCAAAGCGGCGGAAGATGCACGCAAACGGGCCGAAACCATTGCCCGGAACACCGGGGGGTCTTTAGGCAACGTGGTTAAGGCCAATATGGGAATCTTCCAGATTACGGGACAAAACAGCAACGAGGATTACAGCTACGGCGGCACGTTTAATACTTCTTCCAAAAACAAAACCGCCAGTATCACGGTAAACCTGGAATGTGTGGTTAACTAA